In Candidatus Defluviilinea proxima, a single genomic region encodes these proteins:
- the rpmF gene encoding 50S ribosomal protein L32, which produces MPPHPKRKHSKSRRDMRRAHDALQPRNLTLCANCGSMRLPHTVCANCGHYEGREVVEIKKEKKKAE; this is translated from the coding sequence ATGCCCCCACATCCAAAGCGAAAACACTCAAAAAGCCGCCGCGATATGCGCCGCGCACATGATGCGTTGCAACCCCGCAACCTCACACTCTGCGCCAATTGCGGTTCCATGCGCCTTCCGCACACCGTTTGCGCCAATTGCGGACACTACGAAGGACGCGAAGTGGTTGAGATCAAGAAAGAAAAGAAAAAGGCTGAAT
- a CDS encoding SCP2 sterol-binding domain-containing protein codes for MVAIFPSEEWLRGLEAKLNSDEKYAEIAKNWEGDLLFFIEPEGNLKENLTFYLDLWHGSCRKAEYKPAANSYPNPTFTLIANYNNITAILSGKMNPMTAMMTSKLKVKGNMGYMMRNVPTVLDFVRVAQEVTKEVM; via the coding sequence ATGGTGGCTATATTTCCCAGTGAAGAATGGTTGAGGGGATTGGAAGCAAAATTGAATTCCGATGAAAAATATGCGGAGATTGCAAAGAATTGGGAGGGTGACCTGCTTTTTTTCATTGAGCCTGAAGGCAACCTCAAAGAAAACCTCACGTTCTACCTGGATCTTTGGCATGGTTCCTGCCGTAAAGCGGAATACAAGCCCGCGGCCAACTCTTACCCAAACCCAACCTTTACGCTTATTGCAAACTATAACAACATCACGGCCATTCTCTCGGGCAAAATGAATCCCATGACGGCCATGATGACAAGCAAGTTGAAGGTCAAAGGAAATATGGGGTATATGATGCGCAACGTTCCGACCGTGTTGGACTTTGTCCGCGTGGCGCAGGAAGTTACAAAGGAAGTTATGTAG
- a CDS encoding aldehyde ferredoxin oxidoreductase family protein — MQPILKIDLSSGATEEYKIPLQWEKDFLGGASLAARILYEHLTPGLDALSPEAPLLFLTGPMTGTSGPTTGRFVICGKGPATGLWAESNIGGFWGPELRKAGYDGLWITGKASEPVYLWLNGSRLEVRNAAHLWGQNTYTTQDKVKEEIGEKSARVCVIGPAGEKQVLYASIMCDHGRMAGRTGMGAVMGSKNLKAVAVYGENEIPVFDLSKYKSLRSEANRKLRDDNEAKVIREVGTAGLANYAEYLGAMPAKYYTQGSFPAVDAISGAMVTEKILVGRSACQGCVIACGRVVKFPNDVLKRKGPEHETMVGFGANLLNDNLESIVDLGELCDRYGLDTISTSNTIGLAFHLFEKGSITEKDTGGIVLKWGDTNAVEELVRLTASRDGIGDLLAQGSRRFGAHFNAEEEAVQVNGLEIAYHDPRGASGMALSYATSPRGACHNQSDFFFVDFGHSQEQIGIDFMSRHAQAEKAANVARHQDWRTVFNAIVMCIFANVEPDVQVELINAACGLDWSVEDMMKFGERSWNLKRAINNRMGLTRANDKLPKALLTPYPDGGSEGFVPDIDAMLIAYYQHRGWDMETGKPSREKLSTLGMDDVAKDLWE; from the coding sequence ATGCAACCCATCCTCAAGATCGACCTATCCAGTGGCGCCACCGAAGAATACAAAATTCCTTTGCAATGGGAAAAGGATTTTTTAGGTGGTGCATCGCTCGCGGCTCGTATTCTATATGAACATTTAACGCCTGGTTTGGACGCCCTTTCACCCGAGGCTCCTCTTCTTTTTTTGACCGGTCCAATGACTGGTACCTCCGGCCCCACAACTGGACGCTTCGTCATCTGTGGAAAGGGGCCTGCTACAGGACTATGGGCAGAATCCAACATTGGAGGCTTTTGGGGGCCCGAGCTTCGCAAAGCCGGTTACGACGGCTTGTGGATCACAGGCAAGGCTTCAGAGCCGGTCTATCTTTGGTTAAACGGAAGCAGGCTCGAGGTCCGTAATGCCGCGCATTTGTGGGGTCAGAACACATATACAACACAGGATAAAGTCAAAGAGGAAATTGGGGAAAAGTCCGCAAGAGTCTGCGTTATTGGACCGGCAGGAGAGAAACAAGTCTTGTACGCATCCATCATGTGCGATCACGGACGCATGGCCGGGCGCACGGGTATGGGCGCGGTAATGGGGTCAAAGAATCTCAAAGCGGTTGCTGTGTATGGCGAGAATGAGATCCCTGTATTTGATCTTTCTAAATACAAATCACTTCGTTCAGAAGCGAATCGCAAATTGCGCGATGATAATGAAGCGAAGGTGATTCGTGAAGTGGGGACGGCAGGTTTGGCTAACTATGCCGAATACCTTGGAGCGATGCCCGCGAAATATTACACACAAGGCTCGTTCCCTGCCGTGGATGCTATATCTGGCGCGATGGTAACTGAAAAGATTTTGGTAGGGCGTAGTGCATGTCAGGGATGCGTGATCGCCTGTGGTCGTGTTGTCAAATTCCCGAACGATGTGTTGAAACGTAAAGGCCCTGAACACGAAACAATGGTTGGGTTTGGTGCGAACTTACTGAATGACAATCTCGAGTCCATCGTTGATTTGGGTGAGTTATGTGATCGCTATGGCTTGGATACGATCAGCACAAGCAATACGATTGGCTTAGCGTTTCATCTGTTTGAAAAAGGAAGTATTACTGAAAAGGATACAGGCGGGATCGTTTTGAAATGGGGAGACACAAATGCTGTTGAAGAACTTGTGCGTCTGACCGCTTCACGTGATGGGATCGGTGATCTGCTCGCGCAAGGCTCCAGACGATTTGGTGCGCATTTCAACGCCGAGGAAGAAGCTGTTCAAGTCAATGGACTTGAGATCGCTTATCATGATCCGCGTGGTGCTTCTGGCATGGCGCTTTCATATGCAACCAGTCCGCGTGGGGCGTGCCATAATCAATCTGATTTCTTCTTTGTAGATTTTGGTCATTCCCAGGAGCAGATCGGTATTGATTTTATGTCTCGCCATGCTCAGGCAGAGAAAGCCGCCAATGTGGCGCGCCATCAAGATTGGCGGACCGTGTTCAACGCCATCGTGATGTGTATCTTTGCAAACGTTGAACCTGATGTACAGGTTGAATTGATCAATGCGGCCTGTGGCTTGGATTGGTCTGTGGAAGATATGATGAAATTTGGCGAACGCTCGTGGAATCTCAAACGTGCGATCAATAACCGCATGGGGTTGACACGTGCAAACGATAAACTCCCAAAGGCCTTATTGACGCCATATCCAGATGGTGGCTCTGAAGGATTTGTCCCTGATATTGATGCGATGTTAATTGCTTACTACCAGCACCGTGGCTGGGATATGGAAACCGGCAAACCCTCACGTGAGAAATTGTCCACTTTGGGGATGGATGATGTGGCAAAAGATTTGTGGGAGTGA